A window of the Anaerolineae bacterium genome harbors these coding sequences:
- a CDS encoding S-adenosylhomocysteine deaminase yields the protein MLFHHATIITMNPKREIILNGAVAIEGNRILAVGKTNQLLEQYPEMERYDCNGNILLPGLIDTHIHLAQAMIRGCADDLGLLDWLGKRVWVLQGNYTAEDGRASAALCILEMIKSGTTAFIEVNLAERYGFDGVAEVVIQSGIRGAIGKIVMDLPSYAKKQGLMYPGMVEDGETSLRNTLLMHEKWDGAANGRLRVWFGPRTPGGVTPELYREVARLARERKMGITMHLSEVREDHDYAHEQGYRTPVEFALDMGLLGKNTVLAHCVWTDEQDWKILAQTGTHVSHNPASNAKTATGIAPVQGMLEHGVNVSIGCDGGPSNNTYDMIRDLRLTSYLANLRESDPTVVPAETVLEMATLNGAKALGMEDQLGSLEPGKLADFIIVNTDAPHLTPSFDPVSTLVYAAHGSDVDTVVIDGQIVMEHRQVKTLDEISIVNEARRRAQEVALRAGLKLESRWPTL from the coding sequence ATGTTATTTCATCATGCGACGATCATCACAATGAATCCGAAACGCGAGATCATCTTGAACGGAGCGGTTGCCATTGAGGGCAATCGCATCTTAGCGGTGGGAAAAACGAACCAGTTGCTGGAACAATATCCGGAAATGGAACGTTATGACTGTAACGGGAACATCCTGTTACCCGGCTTGATCGATACCCATATTCACCTTGCCCAGGCTATGATCCGCGGCTGTGCGGATGACCTTGGCTTACTCGACTGGTTGGGAAAACGGGTATGGGTTCTTCAGGGCAATTACACGGCTGAGGATGGACGTGCCAGCGCCGCTTTATGCATTCTGGAAATGATCAAATCGGGGACGACTGCCTTCATCGAGGTCAATCTCGCCGAACGTTATGGCTTTGATGGGGTTGCCGAAGTGGTGATTCAATCCGGGATACGCGGGGCAATCGGCAAAATTGTGATGGACCTGCCTTCGTATGCTAAAAAACAGGGCTTGATGTACCCCGGCATGGTGGAAGACGGTGAGACCAGCCTGCGCAATACCCTCCTGATGCACGAGAAGTGGGATGGCGCAGCCAATGGGCGTTTGCGCGTCTGGTTCGGACCGCGCACGCCCGGTGGAGTCACCCCGGAACTGTACCGCGAGGTGGCACGCCTTGCCAGAGAGCGCAAGATGGGCATAACCATGCATTTATCCGAAGTGCGTGAAGACCATGATTACGCTCACGAACAGGGTTACCGCACCCCGGTGGAGTTTGCCCTCGACATGGGTTTGTTGGGTAAAAACACCGTCCTGGCGCACTGTGTCTGGACGGATGAGCAGGATTGGAAAATCCTTGCTCAAACCGGCACGCACGTCTCCCATAACCCGGCTTCGAACGCCAAAACCGCCACCGGGATTGCTCCCGTGCAGGGCATGTTAGAACATGGCGTCAATGTCAGCATCGGGTGTGATGGAGGCCCGAGTAACAATACCTATGACATGATCCGCGATCTGCGCCTGACCTCGTATCTGGCAAACCTGCGCGAAAGCGACCCAACCGTGGTGCCCGCCGAGACTGTGTTAGAGATGGCGACCCTCAACGGGGCAAAAGCGCTGGGGATGGAAGACCAGCTCGGCTCGCTTGAGCCGGGCAAACTGGCGGATTTCATCATTGTAAACACCGATGCGCCGCACCTCACGCCTTCCTTCGACCCGGTCTCAACCCTGGTTTATGCCGCCCATGGCAGTGATGTGGATACCGTCGTCATTGATGGTCAAATCGTGATGGAACATCGCCAGGTGAAAACCCTGGATGAAATCTCCATTGTCAATGAGGCGCGGCGTCGGGCGCAGGAGGTTGCCTTGCGGGCCGGTTTGAAATTGGAATCGCGCTGGCCAACCTTATAA
- a CDS encoding putative deoxyribose-specific ABC transporter, permease protein has protein sequence MNDFLWLPFLVSLLAAGVRLATPLLFAALGGITNELSGVLNIGLEGMLIAGTFGAYLGALLSGSEWGGALGGLLAGGLLGLLFAFLSITMRADQVVLGTGLNIFALGLTSFFFRSMYKAGISQFVPSFEVWNVPLLSDIPFIGQIFFRQVPLVYLAYGLIPLFTFLLYKTTWGLKLRCCGEHPRAAETVGVNVVKTRYLALILSGMLAGLGGTFLSLGQISAFTEGLVSGRGFIALAAIIFGRWKPVNVALACLLFGVADALQLRLQGFGLPIRYEFLLMFPYLLTLITFVVFVNRGDSPASLGKPYPEK, from the coding sequence ATGAATGACTTCCTCTGGCTTCCCTTTTTGGTTTCCCTTTTGGCGGCTGGGGTGCGCCTGGCTACGCCGCTCTTATTTGCTGCCCTGGGAGGCATCACCAATGAACTTTCGGGTGTTTTAAATATCGGACTCGAGGGAATGCTGATCGCCGGTACGTTTGGCGCTTACCTTGGCGCTTTGCTTAGCGGCTCGGAATGGGGCGGCGCGTTGGGCGGGTTGCTTGCCGGCGGGCTGTTGGGTTTGCTGTTTGCTTTCTTGAGCATCACGATGCGGGCAGATCAGGTGGTCTTGGGCACCGGTTTGAATATCTTTGCCCTGGGGTTGACTTCCTTTTTCTTCCGCAGCATGTATAAGGCGGGCATTTCTCAATTTGTTCCCTCTTTTGAAGTGTGGAATGTACCTCTGTTATCCGATATTCCGTTCATTGGACAAATTTTCTTCCGCCAGGTGCCGCTGGTCTATCTGGCTTATGGGCTTATCCCGCTCTTCACCTTCTTGCTCTACAAGACTACCTGGGGGTTGAAGTTGCGCTGTTGCGGTGAGCATCCCCGGGCTGCAGAAACGGTGGGTGTCAATGTGGTCAAAACGCGCTATCTTGCCCTGATCCTGAGTGGGATGTTGGCCGGTTTGGGAGGTACGTTCCTTTCGCTGGGGCAGATCTCTGCTTTTACTGAAGGTCTGGTCAGCGGGCGCGGCTTTATCGCTCTGGCGGCGATCATCTTTGGTCGCTGGAAGCCGGTGAATGTCGCCTTAGCCTGTCTGCTTTTTGGGGTTGCCGATGCGTTGCAGTTGCGTCTGCAAGGCTTTGGTTTGCCCATCCGCTATGAGTTCTTGTTGATGTTTCCTTACCTTCTGACCCTGATCACCTTTGTGGTCTTTGTCAACCGCGGCGACTCGCCGGCCAGTCTGGGCAAACCCTACCCCGAAAAATAA
- a CDS encoding Nucleoside ABC transporter, permease protein 1, translated as MEKRPTLGFSPPSLATRARWLSYLQFVLLPFGAVIAALMVGAFLIALTGTDPRFAYQKMWEGIARSNYQVGLVLVKATPLMIIGLGLGFVFNTGVFNIGAEGQLYMGALLGTAIAIQDWRLPAWLHISFSLLGGFVGGGLWGLLPGYLKARHNINEVITTILLNYIAIYIVSYFTHGPLRDNPLAEAALPQTPEVQASSQLPLIWPPTRLHAGCLLGLALALVLYLVTYRMAFGYKARAVGSSPAAAHYAGMNTTLIMVIVMVVSGGLAGVAGTVEILGVQHRLRDMFSPGLGYSAIAIALMGNNHPLGIILASVLFGALQVGANNMQALAGVPVTIVDVLQATVIFFVAVSAMVRWRMPLGRLFPGKREGSRSS; from the coding sequence ATGGAGAAACGTCCGACTTTGGGTTTCTCGCCTCCCTCGCTTGCGACTCGGGCGCGTTGGCTGAGTTATCTGCAATTTGTGTTATTACCTTTTGGGGCTGTCATTGCCGCCTTAATGGTTGGCGCCTTCTTGATCGCCTTAACGGGAACTGACCCTCGTTTTGCCTATCAAAAAATGTGGGAAGGCATTGCCCGGAGCAATTATCAGGTGGGTTTGGTGCTGGTGAAAGCCACTCCCTTGATGATCATTGGGCTGGGTTTGGGTTTTGTCTTCAATACCGGGGTTTTTAACATTGGCGCCGAAGGTCAACTTTATATGGGCGCCTTGCTTGGCACGGCAATTGCGATTCAAGATTGGAGGTTACCCGCCTGGCTGCACATTTCGTTCTCTTTGTTGGGGGGCTTTGTCGGCGGTGGCTTGTGGGGTTTGTTGCCGGGCTACCTCAAAGCGCGCCACAACATCAATGAAGTGATTACAACGATCTTGCTCAATTATATTGCCATCTATATTGTGAGCTATTTCACCCATGGACCTTTGCGCGATAATCCCTTGGCAGAAGCAGCCCTGCCGCAAACGCCGGAAGTTCAGGCCTCCAGTCAACTCCCCTTAATCTGGCCTCCCACCCGCCTGCATGCCGGTTGCTTGCTGGGATTGGCTTTGGCCCTCGTCTTATATCTGGTTACCTACCGCATGGCATTTGGTTACAAAGCGCGGGCAGTGGGCAGCAGCCCCGCCGCGGCGCATTACGCCGGAATGAATACGACTTTGATCATGGTCATTGTCATGGTGGTCAGCGGCGGCCTGGCCGGCGTGGCAGGTACGGTGGAAATCCTGGGGGTGCAACACCGTTTGCGGGATATGTTCTCACCCGGCCTGGGGTATTCGGCAATTGCCATTGCCCTGATGGGCAACAATCATCCGCTGGGGATCATTTTAGCTTCGGTGTTGTTTGGAGCGTTACAGGTGGGCGCCAATAATATGCAGGCGTTAGCCGGTGTGCCGGTGACCATCGTCGATGTCCTTCAGGCGACGGTGATTTTCTTTGTGGCAGTCAGCGCAATGGTTCGCTGGCGTATGCCGTTGGGCAGGCTGTTTCCGGGTAAAAGGGAGGGTAGCCGTAGCTCATGA
- a CDS encoding putative nucleoside ABC transporter, ATP-binding component has translation MPAPLLEMRQIVKTFGSLRANDQVDFDVQAGEIHALLGENGAGKTTLMNILYGLYQPDGGEIYWKGERISLHSPRDAIRHRIGMIHQHLMLVPNFTVLENILVGLPSPREPLLPVQETLIRLQDFATQYGLPIDPTLKVRQLPLGLQQRVEILKALFRGADLLILDEPTAVLSPLEVEEFFAILKNLVGKGVSIIFISHKLEEVLRISDRITVLRHGRRVGTIETRHATQQILAEMMVGRAVALDYSFPKGGAAQPVLELKGVSLVRPKAGRVLKDITFTLHSGEILGIAGIDGNGQEELADVVCGLIPYTEGEMRLEGQPILNPTPRKMKAAGLGYVPADRQRVGLVKNFSIAHNLVLKSLDDPPYNAHGFLREKVVRLNAQQIIQEFDIRAAGPMQPVGELSGGNQQKVILGRELQLARRLLVAVHPTRGLDIGATESVHRFLYAQKQKGIGILLISADLDEILALSDRIAVLFRGEILGIVPGEVDSLPAISRMMLGERLEAIA, from the coding sequence ATGCCCGCTCCATTGCTCGAAATGCGCCAGATTGTCAAAACCTTTGGGTCGTTGCGCGCCAACGATCAAGTAGATTTTGACGTACAGGCTGGCGAAATTCATGCCCTGTTAGGTGAAAATGGAGCGGGCAAAACAACCCTGATGAACATCCTCTACGGGTTATACCAGCCCGATGGAGGAGAGATCTACTGGAAAGGTGAAAGAATCAGCCTGCATTCCCCTCGCGATGCGATCCGCCATCGCATTGGGATGATCCACCAGCATTTGATGCTGGTGCCGAATTTTACCGTTTTGGAAAATATTTTGGTCGGCTTGCCATCTCCCAGAGAGCCGCTTTTACCTGTTCAGGAAACGCTCATCCGCTTACAGGACTTTGCCACCCAATACGGTTTACCGATTGACCCAACCCTCAAGGTCAGGCAACTACCCCTGGGCTTGCAACAGCGCGTTGAAATCTTGAAAGCCCTGTTTCGCGGCGCCGATTTACTGATCCTCGACGAGCCAACGGCTGTGCTGTCACCGCTCGAGGTCGAAGAGTTCTTTGCCATTTTGAAAAATCTGGTTGGCAAAGGAGTATCGATCATCTTCATTTCCCACAAACTTGAGGAAGTGCTGCGCATCAGCGATCGAATTACCGTCCTGCGCCACGGCAGGCGGGTCGGCACCATCGAGACGCGCCATGCCACGCAACAAATCTTAGCCGAAATGATGGTTGGCAGGGCAGTTGCGCTCGATTACAGCTTTCCCAAAGGCGGCGCTGCCCAGCCTGTGCTGGAACTGAAAGGTGTATCCCTCGTTCGCCCCAAAGCAGGTCGCGTCCTCAAAGACATAACCTTCACCCTGCACAGCGGTGAGATCCTGGGCATTGCCGGCATTGATGGCAATGGACAGGAAGAATTAGCGGATGTCGTCTGTGGGTTGATACCCTATACCGAAGGGGAAATGCGCCTGGAAGGGCAACCGATTCTCAACCCGACCCCGCGAAAAATGAAGGCGGCTGGACTGGGTTATGTCCCTGCCGACCGTCAAAGGGTTGGATTGGTAAAGAACTTTTCCATTGCTCATAACCTGGTGTTGAAGAGCCTGGATGACCCACCCTATAACGCCCATGGCTTTCTACGCGAAAAGGTTGTGCGGCTAAACGCTCAACAGATCATTCAGGAATTTGACATCCGCGCTGCCGGTCCGATGCAGCCGGTTGGAGAGCTTTCGGGTGGCAATCAACAGAAGGTCATTCTCGGTCGTGAGCTGCAATTAGCCAGGCGACTGCTCGTCGCCGTGCACCCAACCCGAGGGCTAGACATTGGGGCAACTGAGAGCGTTCACCGCTTTTTATATGCCCAGAAACAGAAGGGCATTGGAATCCTGCTGATTTCGGCTGATCTGGATGAAATCCTGGCATTGTCTGATCGCATTGCGGTGCTCTTTCGAGGGGAGATTCTGGGGATTGTGCCTGGTGAAGTTGATTCCCTGCCAGCCATCAGCCGCATGATGTTAGGCGAACGATTGGAGGCAATCGCCTGA
- a CDS encoding Transcriptional regulator, GntR family encodes MLAKPKSITQQIREQIWERVRRGEFDASGRLPGEDQLALEFNVSRATIHSALDQLVAQGLLIRRHGDGTYVNRHLIDITTQLNTVWEFTQLIKAAGKEPSIHLLQRERILPTTNQAEALEISPETYLIRFCRLFFADEKPVIYSINMIPETIVRSPIPDEAAHSSILTILEQYCGQSFGYAIADISAVLLDEQLAAILQSPPAVPLLCLNEIFYSSTGLPLVMAENYYNDKIIRLNIVRARP; translated from the coding sequence ATGTTGGCAAAACCGAAATCCATCACCCAACAGATCCGCGAGCAAATCTGGGAGCGCGTCCGGCGTGGCGAGTTCGACGCAAGCGGTCGTCTGCCAGGCGAAGACCAGCTTGCCCTCGAATTTAATGTCAGCCGCGCTACCATCCATAGCGCCTTAGATCAATTGGTCGCTCAAGGTTTGTTGATCCGCCGGCATGGTGATGGAACTTACGTGAACCGGCATCTCATTGACATCACCACCCAATTAAACACGGTCTGGGAGTTCACCCAGTTGATCAAAGCCGCGGGTAAAGAGCCTTCTATCCACCTGTTGCAGCGCGAACGCATCCTGCCAACCACCAACCAGGCCGAGGCTCTAGAAATCTCTCCAGAGACCTACCTGATCCGTTTTTGCCGCTTGTTTTTTGCCGATGAAAAGCCGGTTATCTATTCGATCAATATGATCCCCGAGACGATCGTTCGCTCTCCGATCCCCGATGAAGCCGCCCATAGCTCAATCTTGACCATCCTTGAACAGTATTGTGGACAGAGTTTTGGCTATGCCATCGCGGACATCAGCGCTGTGTTGCTGGATGAGCAACTGGCAGCCATCCTGCAGAGCCCACCTGCGGTTCCCCTGTTGTGTTTGAATGAAATCTTCTACAGCTCAACCGGTTTGCCGTTGGTGATGGCGGAGAACTATTACAACGATAAGATCATCCGTTTGAATATTGTCAGGGCAAGACCGTGA
- a CDS encoding reductase, translated as MTERVALYLQDAHDLREGLEYVRYAEQRGFEAVWQAESRLVRDAIVPMAAYAAVTERIKVGSGVINNWTRNIGLLAATFLTLDDLAPNRIICGIGAWWDPLARNVGIERKKPLVAMRETVTVLRRLLNMERVTFHGEFVHVDGIELDVVHGRREPRNVPIMIGATGDQMMELTGEIADGAVLNYCVPPEYNERALELLEKGAKKAGRKLDDLDRPQLIVCSVDHDHDKAIDSTRMLLTQYLAQQPHIAKASGVSPEVVAEIQSILGWPATKEQINKAKHLVPEELIHRITASGTPEEARAKVDEYRKHGCTCPILYSVGGDVKLLIDTFAQA; from the coding sequence ATGACTGAACGAGTTGCACTTTATCTTCAAGATGCCCACGATTTGCGCGAAGGGCTGGAATACGTCCGCTATGCCGAGCAGCGCGGCTTCGAAGCGGTCTGGCAAGCCGAATCTCGTCTGGTGCGGGATGCGATCGTCCCCATGGCAGCCTACGCAGCCGTAACCGAGCGGATTAAAGTGGGCTCCGGTGTGATCAACAACTGGACACGCAATATCGGTTTACTGGCCGCAACCTTCTTGACCCTGGATGACCTGGCTCCGAACCGTATCATCTGCGGTATTGGCGCCTGGTGGGATCCTCTGGCGCGCAATGTGGGCATTGAGCGCAAAAAGCCACTGGTTGCCATGCGCGAAACGGTAACTGTGCTACGGCGTTTGCTCAATATGGAGCGGGTAACTTTTCACGGTGAGTTTGTGCATGTGGATGGGATTGAGTTAGACGTAGTGCATGGACGTCGCGAACCACGCAACGTACCGATCATGATCGGCGCCACCGGGGATCAGATGATGGAATTGACCGGCGAGATCGCCGACGGAGCAGTTTTGAATTATTGTGTCCCGCCCGAATACAATGAGCGCGCCCTCGAATTGCTGGAAAAAGGCGCTAAAAAAGCCGGACGCAAGCTGGATGACCTCGATCGCCCGCAATTGATCGTTTGTTCGGTGGATCACGATCACGATAAAGCCATTGATTCAACCCGGATGTTGCTGACCCAATACCTTGCCCAACAACCTCATATTGCCAAAGCTTCTGGAGTCTCGCCGGAGGTGGTGGCCGAAATTCAATCTATCCTCGGCTGGCCGGCGACGAAAGAACAGATTAACAAAGCCAAACACCTGGTGCCCGAAGAACTGATCCACCGCATCACCGCTTCCGGCACTCCCGAAGAGGCGCGGGCAAAAGTGGACGAATATCGTAAACACGGGTGCACCTGCCCAATCCTTTATTCGGTAGGCGGCGACGTTAAGTTGCTTATTGACACCTTCGCACAGGCATAG
- a CDS encoding Dehydrogenases with different specificities (related to short-chain alcohol dehydrogenases): MTEKRRVLVYGAGGGIGSALCRLLHAQGVQLHLVGRTESKLVALAQEVEATYTIGDVTDRALFSKVAQDAGEPLDGFVYAVGTITIRSLARLTEEDFLNDFRVNALGAALAVQAALPALKKSAGVAAVVLFSSVAASQGFANHASIGMAKGAVSALTLALAAELAPKVRVNAIAPSLTRTPLGENLLGSEQMAASIAALHALQRLGEAQDIAALAAFLLSPQADWISGQIIGVDGGRSTLRTKG; the protein is encoded by the coding sequence ATGACAGAGAAGCGGCGCGTGCTCGTCTATGGCGCAGGGGGTGGGATCGGTTCTGCTCTTTGTCGTCTATTGCATGCCCAGGGCGTCCAGCTTCACCTGGTCGGTAGAACGGAAAGCAAGCTGGTCGCCCTCGCCCAGGAAGTTGAAGCTACCTACACCATCGGCGACGTAACCGATCGAGCGCTCTTTAGCAAGGTCGCACAGGATGCTGGTGAACCGCTGGATGGATTCGTCTACGCAGTAGGGACGATCACCATCCGCTCCCTGGCGCGACTGACCGAAGAAGATTTCTTAAACGACTTCCGCGTCAACGCCCTTGGCGCAGCGCTGGCTGTCCAGGCCGCTTTGCCAGCGCTCAAGAAGAGTGCCGGGGTGGCCGCGGTGGTGTTGTTTTCGAGTGTGGCGGCTTCGCAGGGCTTTGCCAACCACGCCTCGATCGGCATGGCGAAAGGGGCAGTCTCGGCGTTGACTCTTGCCCTGGCAGCCGAGCTGGCACCCAAAGTGCGGGTAAACGCCATAGCCCCCTCGCTGACCCGTACGCCGCTGGGGGAAAACCTGCTTGGCAGTGAGCAAATGGCTGCCTCGATTGCCGCTCTACATGCCTTGCAGCGCCTGGGTGAGGCACAGGACATCGCTGCACTGGCAGCCTTTCTGCTCTCCCCTCAGGCAGATTGGATCAGCGGGCAAATCATCGGCGTTGATGGCGGGCGCTCGACCCTGCGCACCAAAGGTTAA